ATTTTCTATTTTAGTTAGTTTAGCATAGAAAGCTTTCAGTAGTGCAGGATTTTGGATATGACCACTCTCTTTTGGGAATGGCTCATGGACTGCATCCCCTTAATAATAAACGTTGCTTTGCCAAATGATCTGTTCCCAAAATAGAACAAAGGCACTTAATAAACAAGACCCCACATATTTAAATTGTGACTGTGCTCACGTGACTCTTGGCTTGCGGCTGTGTCCGGTAGCAGCGCATGATGTTCTGGAATGATCTGTCTTCATTAGTAACCTAAGGGAAGGGGgatgcacagaaaaggttctcaGTTTGTCTGCgggtttttgtattttgttttgtttgggggtggttctctgtgtgtttgttggtttgaggttttttgagGAATTGTAGTATTTGAAATATTAAGTATTAAAggagtttttgtttgctttttctttgttcaCATTTTACCTTAGTCATGACATAGATGGCACACATCAGCAGCTGATCCAGGTGTCTGTCCATCATGATTTCAGGGCAGTGCACCAAGGAATACTCAAAGCATGTCCAGATCTTTTTGCGCAGCTCATCAGACACATCAAGTTTGACACAGAGATCCCTCAGACGAACACTGGCCAAATGATACACCTGTGGCAATGGACACTGTGCTCAGGACCACAGCAAGCCTGCTTTTCTGACCCAGCAACAGTAGCTCAGACTTGCACACCTGTAGAGCTTGTGCCAATGCTAAGCCAAGAGAAGAGTAACTAAATTCAAATTTAACTTTTTTACTTACAAGACACAGACATTCTCAGTACTGGTGTCAGTGCTAAGAAAACATTTGTTTGAAGCTTAGATCTGTCCTGAGCCTTTAAGCTGTCCTGAGCCCAGAAAGGGCACTGCATTGCCAACAGAAACCCCTGTACTGAATAAACCAGAAAGTCTCAAAAGAGAACCTCTTTCTTTGGAAGAGCCTTCAAGAAAAGGGACACCTTTATGAACCTGCTGGCCAAGTACAGAATCTATTTCCAAGTCCTGATGTGCTAGCACACTCCGTTGCTAGTGAGAAGTGGCCTGCAGGAGAAAACTACTCTGGTGTGTATGAATAACTAAAGGTATAGATTAAATTAAATACACCCTCATTATTACAACCAGTAAGTGTGTATTGTTTAAATTACTGCAGGTTTACCAAAATAAGAACTAAGCAAAGCAACCTTAGATCAAGAAGTACCTTTCTGAAGAAGAGTGAAAGAGAGCCCATCTTGCGAGGCCTGACAGCTGTGGCAGTGAAGTGCTGGGTGTGTCTCTGCTCGCCAGGGGAGATCTGCTGCACTGTTAACTGGCCTGGCAACTGCAGTGCTGCCCCAGTCATCTGAGTGTTCAGGGTGCCAGCCAGAGTCTGGGCACTCAGAGGCTGCATGGGCCCAGACACAGCCTGGGGCTGGGTACCTACATTCACTTGGACTGGGAAGAAAGTTATTCCTCCGTTTTCATTGGCAATACCTGTAATTTAACAAAAAGAGCCTGAAGTAAGGGCAAATTGTGTGGGGGacgtgtgtgtgtttgtggttttgagttttttaaaacaattcaGTACTTATTAGCTGCTTATAACTATACACTTAGCATATTATACATGAGATTGTTTAATCAAAATACTTTGGAAACTTCATCCTAAGACAAGAAGATAATGAAGCTGAACGAAGGTTTTCATACTAATGCAGCTTTCATCCCCTGTCAGTTCCAGGAGGGCTTACTGAAACAACTGTTTTATAAAACAGACCTTGGCAGTCAGAAGAACATCCTCGTGCTCTACATGCTCTGTCCTTAAACTCTGCTTGTCTATTCAAACCATTTTTCCTACTTATGAATCCTTATGAACATACTTTTTTCTGGCCAACTGTTCCCCCCTCTCTTCTTGGCTGTATTCTAATACTCTGATTAGAGTATTAGTATTCTAATACTCTGATTAGCCTGGATAGTTGTGCAGCAGCTTGTCCCTCACCTTGCACTGGTATTGTCACCGTCTGCCCGTTGTTGGCTGTCACGGTGGCTGTTGCCACGGTCACCAGGGTCTGGCCAGGCACAGGAGTCACGGACACGGCCTCGGGGCTCACGTTCTGCACTGGCACCGTGCTCACCACGGGCTGCGGGGGCACCCTGACGGCGGTGCCACCCTCGGGGGCACTGTCGGTGTCGGCGAACAGGCGCCGCCGCGTGGGGTTGGCTGTGGGAGAGCTGTACCTGTCGTACAGGGTGGCTGGAGGGGAGGAAAGGCCTGGGGaagaaaaacacacacagaaatatAGATTTAACTCTTGTTTTATAATCCCTTCTTCTACAACTAGGTGATGGAAATCTAATGCAAACCAAAATCTGTCATGCAAAgctcttcaggaaaaaattttTGGAAGTACAGATTGCTTTTAGAGATGACTTAATCTTCAATAATGCtgtgtttaatatttttctaagtTCATGTACTATATTTTATTGCTTCTAGCAAAAAAAGTTTGAGATGTCACATAATATGTAGTGGAGTTTCTTTCCTGGCATAACAATAAAGCAAACCAATTAGAGCATAAATTGTGTGTGTGCCTGTATAAATTCTGTTtaacacatacatacatacatacacacatgctGTTCATATCTATCACCTGAGAACACCCTATCAAAGCAGGATTTAGTTCACAGTGATACAATGAATCCATCAGTCTTAGACCTCTGATGCAACTCTGTGAGTTGCAATACAAATACCATTCACAAATATGTTTGCAGCTAACTGTACATTGGCACTAAAGCAGCGTCCTTCCTTACATAATTTAATCTAGCTAAGCCATGCACAGCatgttctgcttttaaaaaatctcaCCTTTTCCCAGTCCTCCACTTTCCGCACGAACCTCGTTTATTCGCCGTGGTGTCAACGGTGAACCTACAACACTGCTCCCAGCAGATTTCTCGAAGTACTGAGGTGGCATTACCTAAAATATTTATCCTTTTATTAGAGTGTCTGTATCACACATTAACTACATagcaaatttttaaaagctactGCACTACAGATTTTGAACAGCAAAACTCTgtggaaaaagaacaagaaaagtgACAAACTTACCCTAAGCCAAACTAGCCCAAGAAAACCAGTAGTGCATAGTGATTGTGCTGCTCTGGAAGATACACACTGTAATAGTCTTTCTGTGACTACTTCTGTGTGTACTTTTTACCACATTCTTGCTTAATAATCTTTTCAAGTGAGACTTCCTTGCTTGACCATTTTTGTTCATTGCTCTGCTAACCAATAAAATACTAGATAAAATACTGCTTGAAAATTTTCTCTGCTGCctgtctctgttgcagatgtcTCCACAGAGATGACTCTGACCAGGCCAGAGCACACTGCACTGCACTTACTGCTTTCCCtgcactgaggggctgggatggtggGACTGCTACTGGGCCTCGTAAGGCCCCTCCTTCATGGTACAAAGTCCTCTGATTATGAAAGCAGTGTAACACACTGAAAGATGTGCTCACCTCTTCACAAGTTGGaactttgttttcattctctctGATCCTGTCCCACAATACAGATTCCCGTTTCCATGCCATACTTTCCAGGATCTGCTCTTCAATGTGGTTCAGGTGTTTTACCacttcccgacaaaggccgtcCTCTGCTCTAATGAAAACCTCAATTACCTGTGCAGTGGATAATTATGATCAACAGAACGTACTTGTTTCATACATTGATTCTTAAACAAAGATCTAAGTCCAATACTTGATTTTCATGGAAGAAGAGACTATTAGAAATATGAAGGCTGCATTACTATGACTCAATCCCATACTGTCAATCAGGTCAATGAGCACTCACGACCTGATCAGCATTTCTAGCTATCCAACACATTACCTTGTAAAAATGATAAACTGGAATGTCAAATATTTCGGTGATGAACGGGAAGTTTCCGGGTGGGTTGTATGTAAAGGTAATGATCTCCAGGCAACATGCCAGCAGAGACCTGTGAAACACATCTTGCTCCAGTATTGCCTGCAAGAGTTGCAAATTTTAAAGCTTATTTTACAGTGTAACTATAGAACAATAAACAACTTTCTATTGTCTCAACAGCAAGATTCTCAAGCTTACAAAAAGTGAAGCTATTTTGTAAGGGACAGAACAGAATTCAAAATGAGCCATCTTTACTCATTAAAAATTCTATCTTTGTGTTTGCAAACACAAATAATTTCTTGAaccttttttcttccattcagGTGTACTTACAGGGCTCTTCTCAGAGATTTACCCTCATTTTAAATAGCTGACAATTCTGCTCTACATCTGTGCTCTTTTTTTGCAGGTCCAACTTTAAAAGTGAAGAACCCTTTGATTAGTTTTCCTTACAGATAAGTCAGCGTCTCCCAGTCTCTTCCTTTCTTGCTCAATGACTGACTCCAAGACCTTGTAGTAGAGCATCTCAGCACGACGAAAATGTTTACTAGCAACATCTGCAGGAAGtttaaataaaagcaatatTGTAAAATGCAACATAAAAGTAttatcttcttcatcttcaggTACAGAGATGCAACAGTAGCTTGTGTggatttctgtgctgctgtggctaCAATACTTTCAGGACTAAACCAGTTAAAGTAGGGATCCTTCTCCTACCTTGCACTGACTTGTGAATGCAGAGCAGAATAACTTGCTACTGAACCCAGATTTTGGTGACATCACCATGTGTAAGAACAATCCTTAACATTGCTATAACGTACACAATTCCAATTCAGAAAACACCTGTACGGATCCACCTCTCACTGTGCAACAAAAAGCACTGAAGCAACTAAGTTGACAGAACAAAGGAAGGCCTTATTAAGAAACAAGGTCAAGagcatcttcctcattttcaaTCCATCTTCAGGCACTTCAGATATCAAGACAACTTTGCAAATTGTGTTTTTGTGTTTATACTGGCAGGATGTTAATACCTGTACTAATCCATCCTCACATGTAAGCTAAAATTGCTGTTGGGTTTTTAAAGACTACAGTTACTCAGATTTTCTCTACCATCATAGAAATCCATGCCATCACTAATATTCTTATATTTGAGAGAAAAAGTGGTACACTTAACAGtgcttttcatttcacttcTCTAGTACTCAAAGCATGATCAAATTCCAGTGATTCAAACTAAGGCTGATTATAAAATTTTATACAGCATTGAAATTTGCTGTCTAAAGAATACATGAAAAGTCAAGAGAAGTAGAAAAGTCACTTGTCCTAAAGCATAACCTGCATGTAAAAGTTAATTACAAGAGATGGATGTGTTTACAGACATTTTAATTCTTATTTGGATAAGCAAAACGTTTCccacctttggaaaaattacTGAATTCTCCTTCAGACTGTGTGCTCTGACAGTACACTTCGTGCATTTCTTTTACTCTGTTTGCAATGGATTGAGAAGGATCTCTGGAACATGacctgaaaataaaaactaaacatTTTCAATATACTATTCCTATGAAGATGAAAACCCCCCTATTTTTAATATGTTGAAagtataaaaaaaaggaaatatattgCACAGCAATACAAACAGATCCAAATGTGTCTAACTGCAAAACATCACATTGTTGTATACACTGCAGTAAATATGTTCATCTTTTCATGATCAAGGAGAGATATTTAAACAGCACTTTCCACATGAcataaaaattgtttaaaaatacattattcCTGAAGTAACAGTTTATCCACATGGCAAATAAGGTGCGGTTTGCCTCTCTTACACTATGGAGTGATTTCCTGTGTAGTGCCATTTGCTaagcaggaagaaaagtctTGACAATTTATACTGGCAACTTGTGGTTAGAGAAGCTCAAAACTGTTGGGTTTTAAATGGTGGATGTTTATCAGTCTCTAAGGACAGATGTGGATGTGTCTAAATAAAGAGATTATTCCTTTGAAATGTAAATGTCTCTCTGGATTCCATTTTACTCCAGGAGTAAAAGACTGGCTCACATTTTAAATTACACTGTTCAGAATTAATGTTTGTTATTAAAACTAGAATAGAAAATAGGATTATTTGGCTAAACATCAAATTTACCTGAGTATTTGCTCCAGATTTTCACTGGGGGCATTTTTCAGCCCTGCCAGCATCGTGTGCAGGCGGCTCAGGCTGTAGGTTGCTATGGAAACAGGTGTCACATATGGGTTGCTCTCTTTAATGTACTTGCGGCCAGTGAGGGGGGTTGTGATCCTAAGTGATTTggactgaaaacaaaaatataaccACATATACATATGCACACTATTATAAACTTTGATAAAGATCATAACCTAGAAACATCAATCTGCAGAATTCTTACTCTGTGTTATGGTAAAAAAATGGCTCCCAATCAAACAGCCCAAACCAGACCATGACTCAGGTAAGAACCAGCAACGAAGAATTTGTCTGTGTTGCTCACATGTTTGTATCAAACCGTTCTGTATAAACAGAGGGGATGTGACCTGTGCTGAAATGCAGATGTTGGAATTAAAGTGTGAAACAATTAGACCAAtctaaaaaatccccccccaaaccccagtaCCCCCTTCCTAGCCCCTGAGTAACAAAGGTAGCTGCACCTCATACGAAAAGTGTACTGAGCTAGGGTTTCCTTTCAGCAGGTTTAACCTCTAATATGAGAAGTTCTTCTGATCAGCATTTTGGTTTATTTGCATCCGATCAAGCCATCGCATTAAAATAATATAAGATAAAGGACATCCCTTCAATTAGCACACAGCAAAATCAATGCATCTTCTAATCACCTAACCACACAATTACttattttaacaaacacattACATTCTTCACCATGAAGTCTAGCTCCCAATACTcctcccattttctccccacacTCCTAGGTGTGTCTTATTTCTGTCTCCATAGACTGCGAGGGAAGGTGGCATATAAAAACAGCAACACAGACCATGCCATACTCACCCTGTCAAAATGCTGCTGCAAATTATGCTTCACTTGTACCCTTTCAGCTGTTTCCATTCCTGAAGGCGTGCTTAAGCACCTTGTGAGAGTTCCAATTTCTTCATCTGCATCCTCACCAAGGAAGATTCGCTCATCGAGATTTCCCACTGACAGAACATACTCCTCATAGGCCTTGTTGATGGCTTTTCTACAGCAGGAAGGAAAGACAGACAAACCCCCTTTATTTAGACTGCTTTGTTCACCTGCTCACACAACAAACACAGTTCTGGCCTGGGGGAAGTCTACTTCAGATTTCTTTTGACCCTCACTGAAGCACTGAAGCTCCTTTAAGATCTACAGCACCTTAAATATAACAGTGGCAAGGACATCATTCTCCCTACATATCTGATGCCCTGCCATTTATCCAGCTGCAggaaaaatgcagtaaaatacTGAGAACTCCTACTTTGTGGAAACTCCTCAACATTTACACAGCATCGTATCATAAACTACACTGAACCATTTTTGTATCATTAAAAGAAAGTAATTCACACCCATAAACATATCTGAACATCACCACAcccaattttttccctcccacttCCTACTCAACGTGCTCCCATAGCATTTTCACAATAACTCTTTGAGttacatacaaaaaaaaaaaaaatccaggaaagaGAAACCTAAGAGTAAAAGCAGACATCAGGTACCACCATCCTGAAGCATCATTATTCTTTCAAGCAGGCCTCAGCCCACAGCACTCACAGGAACTGGAAGGCAGTGGTGGATGGCCATTACTAAACACAAGGCAGCTGCCAGTGCTCAGGTAAGGTAACGAGGGCAGCTGGGTTCCAGAGGGACACTCACACAAAGCACACCACAGGGACTTACACGCTATCTCCAAAGTTCCCAGGATCTAGAAACCCAGTCAGattttcatcttttccttttaagaGCTGTAAGACATTTAAGAACAAACGATGGGCACTTCATTTCTTAAACATGTTTTGAAGGTAACAAATAAGGAGAGATTTTTCTACATTACAAATTTACTGACAAACCTTTTTGTCAAAAAGCTTCCGAATATATGGCTTCCAAAAATGTTCCTTTATACCTTTTGCTTCTAAAACTAATCCATAATGCAAAGAACACAGTTTTTCAATGATGCAGGGAGGATCAGATGATACTTTATAATCCTTACTATGGAAGTCTTCAGGTAGACCTACAATTAAGAATATTGTATGATTTAATTTTGCAAATCCATATCCTGTTTTCTTATTAAACTTAGATTCTAAGCTGTGTAGTCAAGCTAGTATGAAATTAAAACAGTAAACTAACTAGTTCCTTTGAAAGAACTACTAATTACATAATGCCCACTCAACTGGGTAATGTTATCAAAAGCAAATTTTAAGTTACAGATTTAAGAACATTAGTGACTGAgtgataaaaattaaatatatcaattccaataggaaaaaaatcaaacacttGTGAACTACAATATTTATTTGAGATAATGGTCCCAGGTCACATCCGAAGTGCTGCAAGTACAGGCCAAAACTGTACAGcactgaaaatgaaatgcaaGTCTGGGAAGAGTTACATCAGAAACTCAATGGCAACTTCTCACCGTTCATTTGCATTTGTGGTTATTAACTCAACCTGTACCTCCATTCTCTTCAGAAAGAGAACAGCAGCAATCCAGAAATGAGAGAGAAACAAATCTCCCGTTTGAGCCCTGGGTCTTTCCAAACTGCTGCATTACAGGAACATTCCAGTCTTACTGTGTTCAGTGATGGCTGAGTCATTAAGCACTTTTTCACTGATATTAAACCCTCATTAACTCAAATTATTACTATCAAGCTTCCTTCAAGGGTATTTCCACAGTACATCAAATTCTTGACTTAATGTATTATTGACAAAATTCACTAGTCTGTTATTACTACATTAATAGAATTAGAATTGCATAGCCAgatacagaaaatattaattctcATGTATTTcaaatcaactttttttttcaacgTACCCTTAAAATTAGGATTCAGGAGTTCTTTACGGTTAGGACACTGCAGAGCATTTCCATACACGAGATCCAAAGCACATAACAAGAGATGGTAGGAATTGACCAAGTCATCACTGATCATAGGAAAATTTCCTGCAATATTAGAAAGACATAAGACAAAAAATAGCATGGatttgaacatttttttaaccaaaacaCTGTTGATGTTTGTATTACAATGAATAATGGAATCTTGGAAACACAGACTTTGGTGACTATAAATATCTGGATAGCAACACAGGCAGAAAAGCAGACTCACATTTAGTAACATATAACAAAtatgaaagtaaaaatattttttcagaaacaaCAATTGTGAAGGAATTCAAATATATTGTGCTGTTTTGAAGTCAAATACCAAAATGTTGACAAATATGCTGTTGCTGCTCCCTCATTCACAGTAATCTCATTAACCAGTGCTTAAATAACTCAAAGCAGTGCAAACTGCctcaaggaagaaaaatgtgctTCCCTAAGTCTGGCAGCACCAGCCCCACTGCCTGGCAGAGTCACGTCCTTCACTGCATTCCCACTGCCCCTGCCCAAAGCAAATCCTGCTCTGAAGGCCAAGGAGGGGTAGAAGGTGTTCTGAGACTCAACTTTTACCCTTTTCCTTGACTTTGCATTGCTGTAAAAAGTTGCAAAGAACTTTAACCTTAGCAAGGCTAGACCCAGGTTTTCAGATGGCCTAGAAACTGCTCCCTCCTTCAGCCCCTGCCCCTCACTCTCCAGAACAAATCTCTGTTTAACTCAAAgtccgatttttttttttttaactgttttcttACAAAAATTTTGCTGGGGGCACGGTCATTATAAATAGTAATAAATGTAACTTTATTTCTCTTGTGCTTTACAGAAGAGCTAAAATGAGCCTATCTCTGATCTGGTTTattaagtattttttatttattatcttCCTGCAGGAAAGAGTCCTTGTAACCTCTTCACTCTTTTATTACCTTTCACAAAGATCACATTCAGAGTCATTACTCTTTATTGAACTCATTTATGTTTATGATATTCCTCTAGAGGAGTGGCCATAGCTAAAAACAGTTTTGGAAAATAAACTACACAATTAATTAATATCATAAATCACaattccattattttttaagcacagcatgatgtttctattaCTCCTTAAATACTAATAACTCTTCCACTCTTtccctcccccctttttcctcagggaaGCTCCAAATCACTTAGCTGAACCCACTCTGAAGAACAGATTTAAATTCTTGAAGAAATCTCTCATATAGTAATAAACTCACTTAGAACACATCAAAATGAATATACGATTACAGAATTTTTCTCAAttatgttgttgtttttctatCAGTAACACACTAGTTTGTTCAAATTTATGTTACTTTCTGGTTCTGTGTTTGTTAGAAGAAAAATGATTTCAATGCAGAGAATTTAAactatttaaaataatgaacCCTAGACGAAATTTTAATTAACTTTACCCATTTATCAGTTATTTACAAATCATTAAAAGTTCACAGCAAAACAATGAAAGTACTAAATACTATTAGAAAAACTTAAATCAATAAAATTCTCGAAGTAACTGTCATAACATAGGTTCAACTTCACAACCACGACAACTACCACGGCAATCATTACTGTCAGCATAgtcaaaaataaatataattgcACAGTACCAGTAGTTCCATAATAATTTTTTGTTGCTGACATTTCAATGCTCACTTTCACAACCTCATatcaaacaataaaaaatgttatctcagtgcagcagagatttttttcccccatcgattttaaacaaagaaagagaagagtTTAAAGATTCTTACAAGCAGTATGCCAGAAGCACAGTCCCACTAACCAAGGGGCTCCCTCAGTGTGCAGTGCACGAGCTGAAGGCAATGGGCTGCAGGAACAGACAAGCCTGGGCCTGCCACTGATGTGTGGTTGCTGTAATAAGGATTTACTGCTCACCCCCAAAACACACTGAACAAAACCTCACACCAACACCTAAATGCCTTAGTAGTCAACATTCAGTTCCCTATTTTGTGCTGCCACACTTGAATAATCACCTAGTAACTTTAGAGCTTCTGTGtattgtaattatttttcttttaaaattcagttggATGCATTATCAACAAGGTATTCTCCATAAGGTTATAGTTAGCATGTCTGAAACTGCTTGCTAATTAAGATGTAGTCAATCAATGATGCAGTTACTCAAACATACTAATCAATAATTTAGCAACAGGAAGAACCATGAAGTCCCTCTGCACCTTGTCAACCATCCAGTCTTCCCACAGAAATAAGGACtttacagaaaggaaaagaaaaatctgtgatTTTTCAGACTGACCTACTTACTCTCTCAGCTGCCTGCCTATGCTAAGGAAGTGAAGTCCTGACTGACTGGAAATAAGTACAGTACTAAGTCTCCTCTGGGCTCAGTGGATGAAATCACGCTGCGTTTCAGGGCTGAAAGCACCACACTTGTCTAGGAAAGATTTCTCTTGTGCAATAAGGTGAAATCTGCAGCCTTACAAAAAGGCATCTTTTTCACAGGACAGAGTGCTCAGTGCAGCACTTGTGCCCAGCAGCACACCCTTCCTGACCTTCGTACAGGGATGTGGTGCTGAGGGTTCAGTACTGCTGCCAGGATCCCTCTGCAGTGTGGCACAGTGTAGAAAGAAAGGTTTTGTAAAAAAAGTTCTGTGCTGAACAAAGTTAGTGCCAGGCCATTCTATACTGCCACAGCCTACTCTGTCCTAGCCTCAAAATCATCCAGTTAAGGAAATTAAAGCACACTGTAGGAATCTTAACACTGATTCacttttaaatttgaaaaaacACATCCCACCACacacccccaaaccaaaacagaattCCTTTTATCCCTTTCCTTGAAGACATTAAAATATTGGTTTTCCTCTAATAGATGTTATATTacgaaaaaaaatcaagttacCAGACACTATCAGTGGATTTGAACCTACAGTGATGCTCTTTCCATGTGGAATATCAATCCTGTCTTTACTTTCCCCAAAGCACTACCTTATTTATACATCCCTCACAGTGAACACTCATCAAAGCAGGACTTGAAACAAGGCCTAGGAATGTGGGAACTCTTCAAGACACAGATTTGATGAGGAAAGATTTTAGACTATATGTGCTATGACTGAACAACTGAAGCCTAAAATGAGGatttaatcctttttttccttcttttttctcccaacAGCCTTTAtcaagaaaaacacctgaaattCTCTACTGTTCTTATAAGCTTTAAGTCTGCTCTTACAATAAAGGTTATATGTACACTGCACCTATTTGGTGTTTTAAGGACTGATATAAAACAATGACTAATAAACCCATGTCTGCTGTATTTCATCCATTTCACATCTCTTACCTTTTGCATGAACAAACAGCACCCAACAAAACTGGAAAACTTCCGTCACAGTACATGGTTGTCGTCTTTTGGAGGAAAATACAGCAAGAAGACAATAAGCTTGATGAAACAAAACTGACAAAACATCATACAACAGTCAATAACTCAAAGAGAAAAACCAAGCTTTACTACAGTGTGGCCAAAATCTTACACCCTTCCCACAAAACCCTGCCTAATGCTAGGCAGAAAGATGCACACAGGTTTAGTGTAGGTACAATCAGAACCCCAGCCTCAGCCTGCAAGTTCAATTCCACAGcactcctaacacacacagtaacaaagaaacaaagcttCCACTATAAAGTAAAATATCCACAAGATCTGCATGGATGAAGAAATCCATGGGAGTTACTGGGCAGTGAAACAGACTAAACTTCACAATGCTAGTGCTTCCCTTGTCTACAGGCTGACTGAaatctctcccctctcccctacCCCCCAAACAATTAGAAACTCAGCAGCTTTGGGATTTCCTGCCCCCTGTCAGATCTGAAAccaaaaaagagattaaaaatttACCACAAGTAAGGACAAACCAACTCTGATACAATAAACAATAACTATGAAAATACAGTCAAAATACTACTAAAACAACCAAGCAAGTTCATTATATTTTCACTAAAGTAATGCTCTAAAATCAGTCTGGAAATAACAGAAACACACCTCTGTTTTCTTCCTCGCTGTTGACGAGGTTGATCTTCTTGAGGATACCTGAAAACGTCCTGAAAAATGGGCTCATACTTCTTAAAAATGACTGCAGAAACAGTAAAGTTTCTCTCTAATCTCTCAGTTCGCTCTCTGAACTGGGATGGTAAATTTGCCATGTCTTCCCACTTCTTCATCTTGTTAAAAAACTCGATCAAGCTGGAAGTACCCAACAAGTTAGATCAGAAAGGCCgtttgtttttcctgcagaaataaACTCTACATTTTCAACAGAAGTGCAATTTCTACTGCCCAAACTACTGAGGAAATGGTGGCACTGCAAACATGACAATGAACTCAGAGCCAGTCCTTCACCCATAAACGTGGATGAGCTCAGACAGCTCGTGAAATATTTTTAGATCCTTGGCTGATAACCATGTTAACTATGTACTCACAGGTCTGGCATTTCCTCACAAAGACAAAATCAACTCCAACAGCCAGATTATTCTGAAATCAGATTTGCCTaatttttcagaataatttaTTAACTTAAATAAAACAACCTGTGAGACCTACAATGCTAAGAATATTCTACTAAGTATGAAAAACCTCTTAAGTTTTAGTAA
This region of Aphelocoma coerulescens isolate FSJ_1873_10779 chromosome 11, UR_Acoe_1.0, whole genome shotgun sequence genomic DNA includes:
- the RBL2 gene encoding retinoblastoma-like protein 2 isoform X1, encoding MAGEDAAGAEPGPAGGAAAAPSPPGEDGETRQRYEELCRSLNMDERARAEAWLSYQSMRRNYTLEGNDMHWLACALYVACRKAIPTVSRGTAEGNYVSLTRILRCSDQSLIEFFNKMKKWEDMANLPSQFRERTERLERNFTVSAVIFKKYEPIFQDVFRYPQEDQPRQQRGRKQRRQPCTVTEVFQFCWVLFVHAKGNFPMISDDLVNSYHLLLCALDLVYGNALQCPNRKELLNPNFKGLPEDFHSKDYKVSSDPPCIIEKLCSLHYGLVLEAKGIKEHFWKPYIRKLFDKKLLKGKDENLTGFLDPGNFGDSVKAINKAYEEYVLSVGNLDERIFLGEDADEEIGTLTRCLSTPSGMETAERVQVKHNLQQHFDRSKSLRITTPLTGRKYIKESNPYVTPVSIATYSLSRLHTMLAGLKNAPSENLEQILRSCSRDPSQSIANRVKEMHEVYCQSTQSEGEFSNFSKDVASKHFRRAEMLYYKVLESVIEQERKRLGDADLSAILEQDVFHRSLLACCLEIITFTYNPPGNFPFITEIFDIPVYHFYKVIEVFIRAEDGLCREVVKHLNHIEEQILESMAWKRESVLWDRIRENENKVPTCEEVMPPQYFEKSAGSSVVGSPLTPRRINEVRAESGGLGKGLSSPPATLYDRYSSPTANPTRRRLFADTDSAPEGGTAVRVPPQPVVSTVPVQNVSPEAVSVTPVPGQTLVTVATATVTANNGQTVTIPVQGIANENGGITFFPVQVNVGTQPQAVSGPMQPLSAQTLAGTLNTQMTGAALQLPGQLTVQQISPGEQRHTQHFTATAVRPRKMGSLSLFFRKVYHLASVRLRDLCVKLDVSDELRKKIWTCFEYSLVHCPEIMMDRHLDQLLMCAIYVMTKVTNEDRSFQNIMRCYRTQPQAKSHVYRSVLIKGRRRRRHSGSSDSSSQQNSPTDRSKDRNKERSSRDSSPVMRSSSTLPVPQPSSAPPTPTRLTGPNSDTEEEERGDLIQFYNNIYIEQIKDFALKYTSSATDSPPLSPYPFVRLGSPRRVQLSQHHPVYISPHRNESALSPQEKIFYYFSSSPSKRLKEINSMVRTGETPTKKRGILLEDGTEAPAKRICQENHTALLRRLQDVANDRGSH
- the RBL2 gene encoding retinoblastoma-like protein 2 isoform X2; the protein is MSPFFRTFSGILKKINLVNSEEENRVLFHQAYCLLAVFSSKRRQPCTVTEVFQFCWVLFVHAKGNFPMISDDLVNSYHLLLCALDLVYGNALQCPNRKELLNPNFKGLPEDFHSKDYKVSSDPPCIIEKLCSLHYGLVLEAKGIKEHFWKPYIRKLFDKKLLKGKDENLTGFLDPGNFGDSVKAINKAYEEYVLSVGNLDERIFLGEDADEEIGTLTRCLSTPSGMETAERVQVKHNLQQHFDRSKSLRITTPLTGRKYIKESNPYVTPVSIATYSLSRLHTMLAGLKNAPSENLEQILRSCSRDPSQSIANRVKEMHEVYCQSTQSEGEFSNFSKDVASKHFRRAEMLYYKVLESVIEQERKRLGDADLSAILEQDVFHRSLLACCLEIITFTYNPPGNFPFITEIFDIPVYHFYKVIEVFIRAEDGLCREVVKHLNHIEEQILESMAWKRESVLWDRIRENENKVPTCEEVMPPQYFEKSAGSSVVGSPLTPRRINEVRAESGGLGKGLSSPPATLYDRYSSPTANPTRRRLFADTDSAPEGGTAVRVPPQPVVSTVPVQNVSPEAVSVTPVPGQTLVTVATATVTANNGQTVTIPVQGIANENGGITFFPVQVNVGTQPQAVSGPMQPLSAQTLAGTLNTQMTGAALQLPGQLTVQQISPGEQRHTQHFTATAVRPRKMGSLSLFFRKVYHLASVRLRDLCVKLDVSDELRKKIWTCFEYSLVHCPEIMMDRHLDQLLMCAIYVMTKVTNEDRSFQNIMRCYRTQPQAKSHVYRSVLIKGRRRRRHSGSSDSSSQQNSPTDRSKDRNKERSSRDSSPVMRSSSTLPVPQPSSAPPTPTRLTGPNSDTEEEERGDLIQFYNNIYIEQIKDFALKYTSSATDSPPLSPYPFVRLGSPRRVQLSQHHPVYISPHRNESALSPQEKIFYYFSSSPSKRLKEINSMVRTGETPTKKRGILLEDGTEAPAKRICQENHTALLRRLQDVANDRGSH